One Plasmodium sp. gorilla clade G2 genome assembly, chromosome: 12 genomic window carries:
- a CDS encoding CPW-WPC family protein, translating into MSFSKYFLLLIICSVLFFLYGFNNKFVYSSYLKDDKIKSVSFENIPNEQEEKLYGHSPFGQELINSLSLTLKRIPLVVIAEKVKRQLQKAAESLELGNPNDEMCEINYSKLCPEDWIDMGDGISCLSPLNYKGPCEKKVIFRNATAKSKYNFSINCNVSWPCTKICIEDFSKKCPENWIYNSENNICEAPKNYAGKCIREKNFDHYSPSEKKIWTQICDINWSCYDKNYNFNILCPLNWKNNPDNKTCSAPISYMGPCNNILYLYNFSDKEKITISHKCNVEWPVHEKKEINFNSLCPIGWHIVDIKDNICQIPLSYNGPCKQNKENTNNMKNIKNINNMNNMDNINNVVSFKNFSKEQKYHYSQRCNVQWPLENGNIIQNDHSFCPYNWILINEEEHICVAPIEYEGPCENIFSFKNYTAHMKSTWASACNVIFTDTINAYVKLGSRNKQRRNQKIFGGTSKDKNISNIIQIGLKNGPMNNIGHVFNYDDEKVNMEEKKTKIINNNNNNIINNNHIDDEINLNNLIVTNSTITDLILLKETSDDQQLKEEIDEIIKNFKQGQSTTYTKKNHNLENMKSNNKVNRNNFSFIQIGEPNKYNAHHDKLKLKRKEKKKYIHMNNNIHVNKNIHMNNNTKLNDNVRKEHHKEAPILYNNTDNINEIKNLYENYKIEKENNPYHNYDNLNRICQNKNYNICPIGWTYINHKKCLAPKSYISKFLRTCNSILNLDDIVKTIYDVTHDLSFVSIDKKKGEMLEKNCNLKFPCLECERDYVRVNCPLGWKDLGDGKCKCPSDYPLYLKNLCGIIVNFKYASPLFKKNWSYLCKSDWPCFSSCEKDYGKICPIGYKIINERREKNNEHIFICTNENWKDYKNVNNYLVNTTNYIQNRNLCHVIEIYNSMLLKKEIEKKCNVTWPCIDKCEENFYQTCPYNWIFKDNKCIAPYYYVPPKGCSQSFDILSFSNFDKFLYSNKCFAPWPCKDNCQPDWIKPCPQKWTLKKVKDKLSSVTINVRSDNEHSIDMDNNVDTDDNGDNEYSIDMDNNNDIGNNFDHNNSYYNYHSDDNNNNNNNIDELKDKTYSTFICFPPSSYKGPCNQPYDLTNFTFLQKQDFSFRCNVQWPCGSSSHFSRHWQTEQIYDDINFKKRNTLKFYNSFHSSSYIKYKDAFF; encoded by the exons atgtCTTTCTCTAAATACTTCttgttattaataatttgttctgttcttttttttctgtatggttttaataataaatttgtttACTCATCCTATTTAAAGGAtgacaaaataaaatcaGTTTCTTTTGAGAATATACCAAATGAACAGGAAGAAAAACTTTATGGACATTCTCCATTTGGTCAGGAATTAATAAACTCCTTATCCTTGACCTTAAAGCGTATACCCTTAGTAG TCATCGCGGAAAAAGTCAAGAGACAACTACAAAAAGCTGCCGAAAGTTTAGAACTAGGGAATCCAAATGATGAAATGTGTGAAATAAACTATTCAAAATTATGCCCAGAAGATTGGATTGATATGGGGGATGGTATAAGTTGTCTTAGTCCTTTAAACTATAAGGGTCCATgtgaaaaaaaagtaatatttaGAAATGCAACTGCTAaaagtaaatataatttctCTATTAATTGTAATGTATCTTGGCCTTGTACTAAAATTTGTATTGAagatttttcaaaaaaatgtCCAGAAAATTGGATATATAAtagtgaaaataatatatgtgaagCACCAAAAAATTATGCAGGTAAATGTATTAGAGAAAAAAACTTTGATCATTATTCTCCatctgaaaaaaaaatatggacaCAAATATGTGATATAAATTGGAGTtgttatgataaaaattataactttaatatattatgtccATTGAATTGGAAAAATAATCCAGATAACAAAACATGTTCTGCACCTATTTCTTATATGGGACcatgtaataatattctttatttatataatttcagtgataaagaaaaaattaccATATCTCATAAATGTAATGTTGAATGGCCAgtacatgaaaaaaaagaaattaattttaattcgTTATGTCCCATTGGTTGGCATATAGtagatataaaagataatatttgTCAAATACCTTTATCATATAATGGTCCatgtaaacaaaataaagaaaatacgaataatatgaaaaatataaaaaatattaataatatgaataatatggataaCATAAACAATGTagtatcttttaaaaattttagtAAGGAACAAAAATATCATTATTCTCAAAGATGTAATGTTCAATGGCCATTAGaaaatggaaatataattcaaaatGATCATTCGTTTTGTCCTTATAATTGGATTCttataaatgaagaagaacaTATTTGTGTAGCTCCAATAGAATATGAAGGTCCATGCGAAAATATTTTCTCCTTCAAAAATTATACTGCACATATGAAATCTACATGGGCATCTGCTTGTAATGTCATTTTTACGGATACAATAAATGCCTATGTAAAACTAGGAAGCAGAAATAAGCAAAGAAGAAATCAGAAAATATTTGGTGGTACATCAAAagacaaaaatatttctaatataatacaaattgGTCTTAAAAATGGACCCATGAATAATATTGGACACGTGTTcaattatgatgatgaaaagGTTAATATGgaagagaaaaaaacaaaaataataaacaataataataataatatcattaataataatcatattgatgatgaaataaatttaaacaaCCTTATTGTAACCAATAGCACAATTACAGATTTAATTCTATTAAAAGAAACATCTGATGATCAACAactaaaagaagaaatagatgaaattataaaaaatttcaaaCAAGGACAAAGTACTacttatacaaaaaaaaatcataatcTAGAAAATATGAAATCTAACAACAAGGTTAATAggaataatttttcatttattcaAATTGGAGAACCAAACAAATATAATGCGCATcatgataaattaaaattaaaaagaaaagaaaagaaaaaatatatacatatgaataataatatacatgtgaataaaaatatacatatgaataataatacaaagcTTAATGATAATGTAAGAAAAGAACATCACAAAGAGGCGcctattttatataataatacagataacataaatgaaataaaaaatttatatgagaattataaaatagaaaaagaaaacaatcCTTACCATAATTATGATAACCTTAATCGTATAtgtcaaaataaaaattataatatatgtccTATTGGATGGacttatataaatcataaaaaatgtttagctccaaaatcatatatatcaaaatttttAAGAACATGTAAttctatattaaatttaGATGATATAGTAAAAACTATTTATGATGTAACACATGATTTATCATTTGTTAgtattgataaaaaaaaaggagaaatgttagaaaaaaattgtaatttAAAATTTCCATGTTTAGAATGTGAAAGAGATTATGTAAGAGTTAATTGTCCTTTGGGTTGGAAAGATTTAGGAGATGGTAAATGTAAATGTCCATCAGATTATCCTTTATATCTTAAAAATTTATGTGGTATTATtgtaaattttaaatatgcaagtccattatttaaaaaaaattggagTTATCTATGTAAATCTGATTGGCCTTGCTTTTCTAGTTGTGAAAAAGATTATGGAAAGATTTGTCCTATaggatataaaataataaatgaacgaagagaaaaaaataatgaacatatatttatatgtacaaatgaaaattggaaagattataaaaatgtaaataattatttagtGAATACAACTAATTACATACAAAATAGAAATTTATGTCAtgttatagaaatatataatagtatgcttttaaaaaaagaaatagaaaaaaaatgtaatgtTACATGGCCTTGTATTGATAAATGTGaagaaaatttttatcaaaCATGTCCATATAATTGGATTTTCAAAGATAATAAATGTATTGCcccatattattatgtaccTCCAAAAGGATGTTCTCAATCTTTTGATATTTTAAGTTTCAGCAATTTTGATAAATTCCTTTACTCCAATAAGTGTTTTGCTCCTTGGCCATGTAAGGACAACTGCCAACCTGATTGGATCAAGCCTTGTCCTCAAAAATGGACTCTAAAAAAGGTAAAGGATAAACTTTCAAGTGTGACAATAAATGTGAGGAGTGACAATGAACATAGTATTGATATGGACAATAATGTTGATACAGATGATAATGGTGACAATGAATATAGTATTGATATggacaataataatgatattggaaataattttgatcataataatagttattataattatcatagtgacgacaataataataataataataatatagatgaaTTGAAGGATAAAACATATTCCACATTTATCTGTTTTCCTCCTAGTTCCTACAAAGGACCTTGCAATCAACCATATGACTTAACAAATTTCACTTTCTTACAAAAACAAGATTTTTCATTCAGATGTAATGTTCAATGGCCATGTGGAAGTTCTTCACATTTTTCACGCCATTGGCAAACTGAACaaatatatgatgatattaattttaaaaaaaggaatactcttaaattttataattcctTTCATTCATcttcttatataaaatataaagatgctttcttttaa
- a CDS encoding splicing factor 3B subunit 3, putative encodes MPVLYHLTLQKPTAITKTVYGNFSGPRFHEIIVAKGQVLELLRSDKQGKLNVIISKDIFGIIRSISTFRLTGSNKDYIVIGSDSGRLVILEYNNEKNDFVRVHCETYGKTGIRRIIPGEYIAVDPKGRALMICAVEKQKFVYILNRDNKENLTISSPLEAHKSHSICHDVVGLNVGFENPMFVSIEQNYESLDKQINEELENENDDEDKSDEERKDSNNDINDKHITKDDKNNNFHLDYAKKVLCFWELDLGLNHVIKKHILPIDITAHLLIPLPGGQQGPSGVLICCENFIVYKKVDHEDIYCAYPRRLEIGQDKNISIICWTMHRIKKFFFILIQSEYGDLYKIEVDHEDGIVKEIVCKYFDTVPIANSISVLKSGSLFVAAEFGNHYFYQFSGIGDDNKQFMCTSNHPLGKNAIIAFKTNKLKNLYLVDQIYSLSPILDMKIIDAKNTHTPQIYTLCGRGPRSSLRILQHGLSIEELADNELPGKPKYIWTIKKDNLSEYDGYIVVSFEGSTLILEIGESVEEVSDTLLLNNVTTLHINILYDNSFIQVYDTGIRHINGKIVQEWVAPKNKQIKAASSNNSQIVISLSGGELIYFEIDESHTLVEIFRKNLNVEVLCLSIQQIPPNRVRANFLAVGCLDNVVRLLSIEKDKYFKQLSTHLLPNNSSPQDICISEMNDNGNTNKERNIIFLNIGLNTGVLLRSIIDPIAGTLSNHYSKYLGAKSIKICPVNVNKNPALLVLCEKTYLCYMHQGKFLYSPLNYDMLEYASSFYSPQCSDGYVAISSNSLRIFRFYRLGEVFSQNILHLTFTPRKIVPLPFPSLFYDHDSSLELERKKKIRMLAIIEADHNSYDENTQKEIQKALKDIKLSDTEKRKENNYENNNMYPNGDVDNIDVNESSNINEEFNSNDNISLEQNHKKDVSDNNKNDTENAMETYENNTSLNESNDEENEDEYYYDRIGTFKAGQGKWGSCIKIINPVNLQILDKISLDMEEAALSVCACELEALHCLIVGTTTNLSLKTKTLTSASLRVYTYDIQYKLNLLHITPIEEQPYCFCAYNGKLIASIGNKLRIYALGKKKLLKKCEYKDIPEAIVSIKISGNRIFACDIRESVLIFFYDPNQNTLRLISDDIIPRWITCSEILDHHTIMAADKFDSVFILRVPEEAKQDEYGITNKCWYGGEIMNSSTKNRKLEHMMSFHIGEIVTSMQKVRLSPTSSECIIYSTIMGTIGAFIPYDNKEELELTQHLEIILRTEKPPLCGREHIFFRSYYHPVQNVVDGDLCEQFSSLPYDAQTKIANDLERTPEDILRKLEDIRNKIL; translated from the exons atgccaGTGTTGTATCATCTGACATTACAGAAACCTACGGCTATTACCAAGACAGTTTATGGTAATTTTTCTGGTCCTCGATTTCATGAAATAATTGTTGCTAAAGGACAAGTACTAGAGTTACTAAGATCAGATAAACAAGGGAAATTAAATGTGATAATATCTAAAGATATTTTTGGTATTATAAGAAGTATATCTACGTTTCGATTAACAGGAAGTAATAAAGATTATATAGTTATAGGTAGTGACTCAGGTAGATTAGTAATattagaatataataatgaaaaaaatgattttgTTAGAGTACATTGTGAAACATATGGAAAGACAGGTATCAGAAGAATAATCCCAGGAGAATATATTGCTGTTGATCCTAAAGGTAGAGCATTAATGATATGTGCTGTTGAAAAACAgaaatttgtatatattttaaatagagataataaagaaaatttaaCCATAAGTAGTCCTTTAGAAGCTCATAAATCACATTCCATTTGTCATGATGTTGTAGGTTTAAATGTAGGGTTTGAAAACCCTATGTTTGTATCTATTGAACAGAATTATGAATCTTtagataaacaaataaatgaagaattagaaaatgaaaatgatgatgaagataaaaGTGATGAAGAAAGGAAAGAtagtaataatgatataaatgataaacaTATAACAAAGGatgacaaaaataataatttccaTTTAGATTATGCAAAGAAAGTTTTATGCTTTTGGGAATTAGATTTAGGTTTAAAtcatgtaataaaaaaacatattttacCTATAGATATTACTGCTCATTTATTAATACCTTTACCTGGTGGTCAACAAGGACCTAGTGGTGTTTTAATTTGTTGTGAAAATTTTATagtttataaaaaagtagatcatgaagatatatattgTGCTTATCCAAGAAGATTAGAAATAGGAcaagataaaaatatctcTATTATTTGTTGGACTATGCATAGAataaagaaatttttttttatacttatTCAATCCGAATATGgagatttatataaaatagaaGTAGACCATGAAGATGGTATTGTAAAAGAAATtgtatgtaaatattttgataCAGTACCTATAGCAAATTCAATATCTGTTTTAAAATCGGGATCATTATTTGTTGCTGCTGAATTTGgtaatcattatttttatcagtTCTCTGGAATtggtgatgataataaacaGTTCATGTGTACATCTAATCATCCATTAGGAAAAAATGCTATCATAGCATTTAAAAcgaataaattaaaaaatcttTATCTTGTTGATCAAATATATTCTCTTTCACCTATATTagatatgaaaataattgatgctaaaaatacacatactccacaaatatatactttatgTGGAAGAGGTCCTAGATCTTCTTTACGTATCTTACAACATGGGTTAAGTATTGAAGAGCTAGCTGATAATGAATTACCTGGTAAACCGAAATATATATGgacaataaaaaaagataatttaaGTGAATATGATGGATATATTGTAGTCAGTTTTGAAGGTAGTACTTTAATTCTAGAAATAGGTGAAAGTGTTGAAGAAGTATCagatacattattattaaataatgtaactactttacatattaatatattatatgataattcgTTTATTCAAGTATATGATACAGGTATTAGACATATAAATGGTAAAATTGTACAAGAATGGGTAGCaccaaaaaataaacaaatcaAAGCTGCATCATCTAATAATTCACAAATTGTTATATCTTTAAGTGGTGGAgaacttatttattttgaaattGATGAATCACATACTTTAGTAGaaatatttagaaaaaatttaaatgtaGAAGTATTATGTTTATCTATACAACAAATACCACCAAATCGTGTAAGAGCTAACTTTTTAGCTGTAGGGTGTTTAGATAATGTTGTTAGATTATTATCTAtagaaaaagataaatatttCAAACAATTATCTACACATTTATTACCGAATAATTCATCTCCACAAGATATTTGTATTTCTGAAATGAATGATAATGGAAATACTAATAAAGAacgtaatattatttttttaaatattggTTTGAATACAGGTGTATTATTAAGGAGTATTATTGATCCTATTGCTGGTACATTAAGTAATCATTATTCCAAATATTTAGGAGCCaaaagtataaaaatatgtccTGTAAATGTAAACAAAAATCCAGCTCTTCTAGTACTTTGtgaaaaaacatatttatgttatatgCATCAAGGAAAATTCCTATATTCTCCATTAAATTATGATATGTTAGAATATGCTTCTTCTTTCTATTCACCACAATGTTCAGATGGTTATGTAGCTATATCATCTAATAGTTTGAGAATATTTCGATTTTATAGATTAGGTGAAGTTTTTAGTCAAAACATATTGCATTTGACTTTTACCCCACGAAAAATCGTACCATTGCCATTcccttctttattttatgatCATGACTCATCACTAGAAttagaaagaaagaaaaaaatacgtATGCTAGCCATCATTGAGGCAGATCATAATTCGTATGATGAAAATACGCaaaaagaaatacaaaaGGCTTTAAAGGATATAAAATTGAGTGATACAGAAAAGAGAAAAGAAAacaattatgaaaataataatatgtatccTAATGGTGATGTGGATAATATAGATGTAAATGAGTCTTCAAATATTAATGAAGAATTTAATTCAAATGATAACATTTCTTTAGAACAAAATCATAAAAAAGATGTatcagataataataaaaatgatacagAAAATGCAATGGAgacatatgaaaataatacttCATTAAATGAATCgaatgatgaagaaaatgaagatgaGTATTATTATGATAGAATAGGTACTTTTAAAGCAGGACAAGGAAAATGGGGTTCatgtataaaaattataaatccagtaaatttacaaatattaGATAAAATATCTTTAGATATGGAAGAAGCTGCATTAAGTGTATGTGCATGTGAATTAGAAGCTTTACATTGTCTTATTGTTGGTACAACAACAAATTTAtcattaaaaacaaaaacactTACATCAGCTTCTTTAAGAGTATATACGTAtgatatacaatataaattgaatttattacatataacaCCTATAGAAGAGCAACCATATTGTTTTTGCGCATACAATGGAAAATTAATTGCTTCCATTGGCAATAAATTAAGAATATATGCattaggaaaaaaaaaattacttaaaaaatgtgaatataaagatataccAGAAGCAATTGTATCTATCAAAATTTCTGGAAATCGTATCTTTGCATGTGACATCAGAGAATCtgtgttaatatttttttatgatccAAATCAAAATACCTTGAGATTAATTTCGGATGACATTATTCCAAGATGGATAACCTGTTCTGAAATTCTTGATCATCATACGATTATGGCAGCGGATAAATTCGATTCCGTTTTTATTTTGAGG gTTCCGGAGGAGGCTAAACAAGACGAATATggtataacaaataaatgttGGTATGGTGGAGAAATAATGAACAGTTCAACTAAAAACAGAAAG CTGGAACATATGATGAGTTTTCATATTGGAGAAATAGTAACGTCCATGCAAAAAGTCAGATTATCTCCTACCAGCAGTGAATGTATAATTTATTCGACTATCATGGGAACAATAGGAGCTTTTATtccatatgataataaagaagag CTTGAACTGACACAACATTTAGAAATAATTTTACGAACAGAAAAGCCCCCCTTATGTGGCAGAGAGCACATATTTTTTCGTTCGTACTATCATCCTGTTCag aATGTTGTCGATGGAGATTTGTGTGAACAATTTTCAAGCTTGCCTTATGATGCGCAAACAAAAATTGCAAATGATTTGGAAAGAACTCCAGAAGATATTTTAAGAAAACTGGAagatataagaaataaaatactttaa
- a CDS encoding PIH1 domain-containing protein, putative: MRDIFSMYFDRDEKYIHFADQNSQPVPNRNTNVIRIRPLKGYVIKTYEKNGDKIYINICFSRFIPDFHVKTFPHLQNEEGLRIPISIGEEKKKQDRTEKTYGTYDVVLNSRVVSECLRNEKIKTVVSELVLEAVKNKYKLDICTSLFLFSNHKYKGNNPDVHYIKCDQQHNIREVVRDYNAIFPGKDSYAYKLMKHYMEKYKNIIEKNPINRYGYLKEHHEAEALAKKLIVTKPQWDMWFIPTKILEDMKKGVKRFFIPYIRIFPLKGVINGLDFKCPNNKDDKEKELVDPHKKRKILKSFFEEYNVELDDEFLKYQDIIKTVCVFQIPLYFFSFLKKKIAFDIDIYNNLLSEIIELWISDECLYIQFKNSPYFQDEKNPPYKSFSIRFPYYYDTSKAIAQFLYEFNLLNIIVPVSKLSSESDVFNDNQEDSDFSDKTFIQPDESSIISIL, from the exons atgagggACATATTCTCTATGTACTTTGATCGCGACGAAAAGTATATCCACTTTGCTGATCAGAATTCACAACCTGTACCTAATAGGAATACAAATGTCATAAGAATAAGGCCATTGAAAGGTTATGTTATAAAGACATATGAGAAAAATGGAGataagatatatatcaatatctGCTTCTCGAGGTTCATTCCAGATTTCCATGTAAAGACATTTCCACATTTACAAAATGAAGAAGGATTAAGGATACCTATAAGTATAGgtgaagaaaagaaaaaacaagaCAGAACAGAAAAAACGTACGGAACCTATGATGTAGTCCTAAATAGTAGAGTTGTTTCTGAATGCCTAAGAaatgagaaaataaaaacagtAGTTTCTGAATTAGTTCTAGAGGCTGTCAAAAATAAGTACAAGTTAGATATATGTACTAGTTTGTTTCTTTTCTCCAATCACAAATATAAAG GCAATAATCCAGACGTTCATTACATAAAATGTGATCAACAACACAACATTAGAGAAGTTGTTCGGGACTATAATGCGATTTTTCCTGGTAAGGATTCATATGCTTATAAGCTCATGAAACATTATatggaaaaatataagaatataattgaaaaaaatcCTATTAACAGATATGGATATCTTAAAGAACATCATGAAGCAGAAGCTTTAGCAAAGAAGTTGATCGTCACGAAACCTCAATGGGATATGTGGTTTATTCCtacaaaaatattagaaGATATGAAGAAAGGTGTGAAAAGATTTTTCATACCTTATATACGTATATTCCCATTGAAAGGTGTTATAAACGGTTTGGATTTTAAATGtccaaataataaagatgataaaGAAAAGGAATTGGTAGACCcacacaaaaaaagaaagatattAAAATCTTTCTTTGAAGAATATAATGTTGAATTAGATGATGAATTCTTAAAGTATCAggatattattaaaacagTGTGTGTTTTCCAGATacctctttattttttttcttttcttaagaaaaaaattgcaTTTGATAttgacatatataataatttacttTCTGAAATAATAGAGCTTTGGATTTCTGAcgaatgtttatatatacaatttaagaa ttcTCCTTACTTCCAAGATGAAAAGAACCCACCCTACAAAAGTTTTTCTATACGTTTTCCATATTACTATGATACCTCTAAGGCTATTGctcaatttttatatgagTTTAATCTCTTAAACATTATAGTACCAGTAAGCAAGTTGAGCAGTGAATCGGATGTATTTAATGATAACCAAGAAGATAGTGATTTCAGCGATAAAACATTCATTCAACCTGATGAATCAAgtattatatctatattgtaa